In the Capra hircus breed San Clemente chromosome 17, ASM170441v1, whole genome shotgun sequence genome, GATGGGCAGAGGGCATcattttgggatgatgaaaatgttgtgGAATTAATAttgatggttgcacaattctgtgaatatactaaaaaccactgaattgtgtgCTTTGGTTAAAATGGTGAGTTTCACGTTTTGTGAGTGGTTTAGAAAATGCCTACTCACTTTACCAGGTTCCTGTATCCAGCTATTTTCAGAGGAGGCAGCCGATGCAGGGTCAGGGGGACAGCATGGGGCCTGAGAGAGCAAGCAGGCAGTAAGGTCCCTGGGGCGCCGGCAGCCAACCAGGACGTATCTGAACTCTGGCTGTGTCCTCCTGCAGTGGGCGCTGGCCAGGCAGGCCTCAACTCGAGGGCGTTATGGCAGTTCAACGGCATGATCAAGTGCAAGATCCCCAGCAGTGAGCCACTGCTGGATTTCAACAACTACGGCTGCTATTGTGGCCTGGGTGGATCAGGGACCCCTGTGGATGATCTGGACAGGtgagttgctctgctgggaaAGTATCTCTGAGACGGAGGGAGGGCCCAAGACAAAGGTCTTCAcgaagcacacacaaaaaaagggtggggggaaaagaaaaaaaaacacaaagatttGCCTATTTGCTAAAGTAACACGTTCACCTCTTAATCAAGGGGAGCGAGGGGAAAGCTGAAGGTTGGcgggggagggtgtgtgtgtgtgtggttgtgtgtgtgtgtgagctgaaGGTTGGCAggagagggggtgtgtgtgtgtgtgaactgaaGGTTGGCGGGtgagggcatgtgtgtgtgtgtgtgtgtgtgtgtgtgtgtgtgtgtgtgtgtggcgggcgagggtgtgtgtgtgtgtgtgtgtgtgtgtatatgtgtgcacggGCATGCGCGCTGCCCACTTTACCACACAAAGCATCACTGCAAGGATTCAGTCTTCCAGCTGGAGTGAAACCATCAGGACCAGTAACAGCCCCACCTGTTCCAAAGGAGCAAGTTCAGGCTGACTGCTGCCCTACCCATGCTCCTGCCTCAGCTCTGTTCCTCCCCTTCTCCAGGTGCTGCCAGACACACGACAACTGCTACAAACAAGCCAAGAAACTGGACAGCTGTAAAGTCCTCGTGGACAATCCCTACACCAACAGCTACTCATACTCATGTTCTAACAAACAGATCACCTGCAGCAGTAGGTTTACCATCTTGTTGGCTCTTGTTAGCGGGCATGgagggaaataataataatgatagccACCACTGACTGATCATTTTCTTGGTGCCAGGCAGTATCTCCTTTAATCCTTGAAACAACCATATGGAATAGgtactgttattatccccattttacagatgaggaaactgaggctcagaaggctGGACCAATTGTCCAAGGGCACACAGTCCCATAAATGGTGGTGTTTGGTTTTTGAACATAGGTCTATATCACTCCAAAACCTCTGCTTTTAACTGCCAAGCCATACTGCtttgtttatttcattaaaaGAGCTTAGAACTCCCACATATCAGGCTTTCTTTACATGCCAGGTACTAGGCAAGGTGTGCATTATGTGATAGGTCTTATTAAACCCATTTTACAGGTTAGGAAGCTGAGGCCCCAAAGTAGTCACTTGCTCCAAATCACACAACCTATGAATGGTAGGGCCAGCATTTGAACTCAGTTGCTTCTGATTTTAAAGGCTTGGGTTTTAACCACTAAGTTATGCAGCATTCATGATGAAACATGTCCCTCCATGAAGACAGTTCTGGAGAGCAAGACAATTCATAGAGGTGTAGGGTACTGTCTTGTGAGACCAGCATTCTAGATTTTCACTGCCCTTAATTTTGCAATCACAGATACATCCCAATTTTTGAAAATTGTACTAACACTGGAATCACCATAGTCCAACTCCCAAAATGCCAAGAAAAGACTGACCTGGCATCCCATCACCCTAAGAAATAAACAGTTTCATGTCTCTGTATTCCTTttaaccagggatccaacccctgcAGAGGAAGCGCAGAgtctgctggaccaccagggaattccttcaaCCTGTTCCTTTAAATCGTATACACATTCTctccatcctctccagcattttctcttttctctctgctttattttctccacAAAATTTCCTAACAGGTGACATATTAATGTTATTCCTTCATTTGCTGTCTCTCCAATAGAAAGGATTCACAAGATCAGAGTTGTCTGTTCTCTTCATGGCTGTGTCCCCAGAGTCTAGATCAGAGCCTGGAATCATAGGTGCTCTCCATGTAAATGTTTGATGAATGCAGTCTAGATACAATCTTGCAATGTGTTTTTCTCACTTATCAGGTTATGACTATGTTTCCATGGTCTCACAGTCTTCCTTATTATTTCTTTCAAAGCTGCATAAAATAGCTTAATTTGCTTACACAGTCCCTGGTAACAGAGATTTCAGTTGTGCTCTACTTTAGAAAGCCAAATATACAGAAAATCATATTTTTGCCCTGAAACGTGATCAGTAAGAATTTCTTTCTATGGATTCTGGACTCCGTTACCAATCTGCTGAAAGCTATAGACACTCTCCCCagggaaacacacacaccacacatacacgtttgcaaataatttatttttaatgcaacTGTCTTCTTCCCCTACAAGCAAGTCAAGAAGCCTGCAGCAGAAGACACTGATTCAAATTATAAACAATAACTTGCtagacacacactactatatataaaatagacaaataacaaggacctatatagtgcagggaaccatattcaatatcttataataacctataatggaaaataatctgaaaaagaaaatataaatgtataagtgaatcacttttgctatacacctgaaactaacacaacactgtaaaccaactaaacttcaataaaacaaaattaaaagaataaaaacaataactCGCTAAATAATTATCTTATGCACACTTTATAATCTAATTAAGCACTAATTTATGCTTAATGAGTGGTTGAGGAAAacattcatgatttttaaaagaaaggagtaGAGAAACAAAACTTTAATAAGATTATTGAAGGT is a window encoding:
- the PLA2G1B gene encoding phospholipase A2, which gives rise to MRLLVLAALLTVGAGQAGLNSRALWQFNGMIKCKIPSSEPLLDFNNYGCYCGLGGSGTPVDDLDRCCQTHDNCYKQAKKLDSCKVLVDNPYTNSYSYSCSNKQITCSSENNACEAFICNCDRNAAICFSEVPYNSEHKNLDKKYC